Proteins found in one Nitrospinota bacterium genomic segment:
- a CDS encoding lipid-binding SYLF domain-containing protein, with protein MKSLSLSLLCCLLFASTVHADSADQRKILIEAVQVLEEIQKSPDQGIPETLVSKAKAIIVFPTLVKAGFIFGAQYGSGVATVRDEKTGQWGPPAFLKNYGGSFGFQIGIEAVDLVLLVMSQRGIEGLLKSKFTLGADVSVAAGPVGRHAEAGSDVTFKGEIYSYSRSKGAFAGVTLKGVIIGENTDANWGYYERPLSPKDILIDGRVKKYSESTNRFISILSRVAPRK; from the coding sequence ATGAAATCACTCTCACTCAGTTTACTTTGTTGTTTATTGTTTGCGTCAACAGTGCATGCAGATAGCGCAGATCAAAGGAAGATATTGATCGAAGCGGTTCAGGTTCTGGAAGAGATTCAGAAATCGCCCGATCAAGGGATACCCGAAACCCTGGTCTCCAAAGCAAAAGCGATCATCGTTTTTCCCACCCTGGTGAAAGCAGGATTCATCTTTGGTGCTCAATACGGTTCCGGAGTCGCTACGGTGAGAGATGAAAAAACCGGGCAATGGGGCCCCCCCGCCTTCCTGAAAAACTACGGGGGAAGTTTTGGATTTCAAATCGGCATCGAAGCGGTGGACCTGGTCCTCCTGGTCATGTCTCAGCGGGGAATCGAGGGGTTGCTAAAAAGTAAATTCACTCTGGGTGCAGACGTGTCTGTCGCCGCCGGACCCGTGGGCCGTCATGCAGAAGCGGGCTCGGATGTGACTTTCAAAGGGGAAATTTACTCTTATTCCCGCAGTAAAGGCGCGTTTGCCGGAGTCACCCTGAAAGGCGTCATCATCGGCGAAAATACAGACGCTAATTGGGGTTATTACGAACGGCCGCTGTCTCCCAAAGACATCCTCATCGATGGCCGGGTCAAAAAATATTCGGAATCAACAAACCGCTTCATCTCAATCCTCAGCCGGGTCGCTCCCAGAAAATAG
- the phnE gene encoding phosphonate ABC transporter, permease protein PhnE, giving the protein MKTSDKGRPFLARTRFLVIALVVGAIYSYGWRVTEINLGELVRDFHLVKPLVRDLLQPDLFTVETEAITVEASFLLSENSPLSSTQPLFSPVDGAEILLSRQKGKIGDTVTVTGTHLLAEKPGQLFWVNSIEQEFPLGSFTTDARGEFSMTFEVPESARGEEQIVRAVLSWNTGGWHVSHTLKLTADKMVETLFLALMATTLAVLIAAPLSFLGARNLMTRHLPGTTVYYFTRTVFNVLRSVEPLIMAILFAVWVGIGPFAGMLALAVHSVATLGKLFSEQIESVDPGPLEAIAATGASPVQVVLYGVVPQIVPQFLALTFYRWDINVRMSTIIGFVGGGGIGFLLQQWINLLKYHEAGTALLAIACVVITLDIASARIREKILR; this is encoded by the coding sequence ATGAAAACATCGGACAAAGGCAGGCCGTTCCTTGCCAGAACACGGTTTCTGGTTATCGCTCTCGTGGTTGGCGCCATCTACAGCTATGGATGGCGGGTGACGGAAATCAATCTGGGAGAATTGGTCCGCGATTTCCACCTCGTTAAACCTCTCGTCCGCGATCTCCTGCAACCGGATCTTTTCACAGTGGAAACCGAAGCTATTACGGTGGAAGCCTCGTTCCTTCTTTCCGAAAACTCCCCCCTTTCTTCGACCCAACCATTATTTTCTCCTGTAGATGGGGCGGAAATATTATTGTCCCGGCAGAAAGGGAAAATAGGCGACACGGTCACTGTGACGGGAACGCATCTGCTGGCGGAGAAACCGGGGCAGTTGTTTTGGGTCAATTCCATTGAGCAGGAATTTCCGCTGGGATCGTTCACCACCGATGCACGCGGCGAATTTTCGATGACCTTTGAGGTTCCTGAATCAGCGCGGGGGGAAGAGCAGATCGTGCGGGCGGTTCTTTCTTGGAACACTGGCGGCTGGCATGTGAGCCACACTCTGAAATTGACCGCAGATAAAATGGTTGAGACCCTGTTCCTCGCCCTGATGGCAACGACGCTTGCGGTGTTGATTGCGGCTCCACTGAGTTTTCTCGGAGCGCGAAATTTGATGACGCGTCATCTGCCGGGGACCACAGTTTATTATTTTACCCGCACCGTGTTCAATGTGCTTCGCTCCGTCGAACCTTTGATCATGGCGATTCTGTTCGCCGTCTGGGTGGGCATCGGCCCTTTCGCCGGGATGCTGGCCTTGGCAGTTCACTCCGTAGCTACGCTCGGAAAACTGTTTTCCGAGCAAATCGAAAGTGTGGACCCGGGTCCCCTGGAAGCGATTGCCGCAACAGGCGCGAGCCCCGTTCAGGTGGTGCTGTACGGCGTGGTTCCACAAATCGTCCCGCAGTTTCTGGCACTCACTTTTTACCGCTGGGATATCAACGTGAGAATGTCCACGATCATCGGGTTTGTTGGTGGAGGTGGCATCGGGTTTCTCTTGCAACAATGGATCAATCTGCTGAAATATCATGAAGCTGGAACGGCGCTTTTAGCGATCGCCTGTGTCGTCATCACTCTGGATATCGCCAGCGCCCGGATTCGGGAAAAAATCCTTCGCTGA